The following DNA comes from Winogradskyella sp. PG-2.
CTCCCACTCCTTCCGCAAAACTGGGAGAATAACTATGGTTGTTTACTCGCTTTGGAAGCGAGAGGTTGTAGGTTCGAGTACTGCCTCTCAGACTAAATAATAAATGGAGAGTAGGCAAATATTGGTTTGTTGCGCTTGTCTGCTAAACAAGTCCGCTAATAGCGGTGAAGGTTCAATTCCTTTGCTCTCCGCAAAAAAATGGGGTTATAGTTTAACAAGCCAAAACAGTGGATTTGCAATCCACAGAATGGAGTGCAAGTCTCCGTAGCTCCACAAACGATACCGTAGCTCAATGGTAGAGCAGTTGGTTGTTAACCATCAGGTTATAGGTTCGAATCCTATCGCTATCGCAAAGACAAGGTGGCTGAATGGTTAAAGGCGACAGATTGCAAACCTGTTCTTTGCAGGTTCAAATCCTGTCCTTGTCTCAAAATTTGGAAGTATTGAGCAATTGGTTGGCCCACCAGACTGTAAATCTGGTCTCTTCGGAGCGTGTAGGTTCGAGTCCTACTACTTCCACAAAAAGCATTTATGGTGTAATTGGCAACATAGTAGATTTCCAATCTACAGTTTCGAGTTCAAATCTCGATAAATGCTCATAATAGAATACGCTTATAGTGTAATTGGTAGCACTTAAGTCTCCAAAACTTAAGGTTAAGGTTCGAGTCCTTATAAGCGTGCAGAATATATCTATGGTGTAACGGAAAGCACAAAAGGTTTCTACCCTTTAAGTCCAAGTTCGACTCTTGGTAGATATACAAAATATGGTTCATTGGGGTAATGGCTATCCTTCCCGATTGTCTCTCGGGAGATACGAGTTCGATTCTCGTATGAACCGCAAAAGGCTCTATTAGCATAGTGGTTTAGTGCATCCGACTTTCTATCGGAAGGCAAGGGTTCGAAATACGAAGTATTCACGAACTCAAACAAATGAAATAATAACTCTGTGAGCTAATCCCTTATAGAGTACAAATTGAGGTATAGCTCAGAGGAAGAGCATCACGCTTACATCGTGACGGTCATAGGTTCGAATCCTATTGCCTCAACAATTTGAGATATAGCTTAACAGGTAGAGCACCGCTCTCATAAGGCGGATTGTTTAGGTTCGAGCCCTAATATCTCAACTAACGCAGGAATGGCGGAATTGGTATACGCTCTTGTCTTAGAAACAAGGTTTTGAGAGTTCGAGTCTCTCTTCCTGTACTATGCTTCGCTGGCCAAACTGGAAAAGGCATCAGCTTTAAGCGCTGTGATTTCTTGGTTCGAATCCAAGGCGAAGTACAAATAAGCTTATGGTGTAATTGGATAACACTCTAGAATACGACTCTAGGAATATGGGTTCGAATCCTATTAGGCTTACAAATTAACCTGTAGTGTAAAGGTAGCATTCAAGACTTTGACTCTTGAGGTATAAGTTCGAATCTTATCAGGTTAACAACATTGTGATATAGCTTAACTGGTAAAGCGCTCGCCTGATACGTGAGTAGATGAAAGTTCAACTCTTTCTATCACAACAAAATGGTGGTTTTAGCTTATTTGGTAAAGCACCTAACTGTGAATGAGGAGAACAGAGTTCGAATCTCGGAATCACCCCAAAAAGGAGCAATAGCAAAGCAGGTCTATGCGTCTGGTTGAAGCCCAGAAGATACTGGTTCGAGTCCAGTTTGTTCCGCAGAATAAAAGTTTAACTAAAAAAATGAGTAATCATGAAACATCCGTGTTTAAATCATCCTTTTATAAACGATGTGATGATTTAGATGTTCCATGTGACAGTTATAAATAATAAATAAGAACACATGAAAATTGCACAACAACAATGGAGAAATTTTAGTGGTAAAGTATTTGATCAACCAATTACTGATATTGTTGAAAATGCCATTATAAGAGAGCAAAAAGCAGGATATCGTCTTAAGATTTGTGTAGGTTCGGATTCTCAAGCCTATAAATCTCACGTCGAGTATGCCACAGTTATAGTAGTACTACGAGAAGGAAAAGGAGGTTTTATGTTTATGACCAATTATAAAGGCACAAAACGTATTGGTATTAAAGAACGAATGTTAAAAGAAGTAAGTATGTCTGTTGAGGTTGCTTATAGCATTTGTGATTTATTAGATACCTACAATGTAGATTTAGAAGTACATGCAGATATCAATACGGATCCAAAGTTTCAATCTAATGCAGCGCTTAAAGATGCAATGGGTTATATCCTAGGAATGGGGTTTGTCTTTAAAGCGAAGCCATATGCTTTCGCAAGCTCGTCTTGTGCAGATAAGGTGGTTTAAGATACTTCACTTGAGAGTAGGCTCCTATTCTTTTTAAGGGATTCTGCTGGGTTTTAATTAGTCTAAAACCTGGCGAAATTTAAATTGAAGTAAATTAATTTAATGAAATCATGGAAGGAATAATTTATATAGAAAACTTTTTAAGTAATCATAGGTGGTTATTTGAAACTTTATTGAACAATATAATTTGGGATGAGAGTATGATAAATAGAAAAACAGCAAGTTTTGGAAGACCTTATAATTACTCTCAAATGGAATATCCTTTTCAGGAGTTCACATCAGAAATGAAAGAAATTATAAATTCTATTGAAGAATTTCTAGAAATTAGACCTAACAATTGCTTGATCAATTATTATGAAAATGGAAATTCAAGAATGGGATATCATTCTGATCAAATAGACATACTTGAAGAAAATACAGGAGTCATTATTATTTCTTTAGGCGAGACGAGGACACTTCAATTCAGAAATATAGAAGATAGAGAAAATACTGTTGGCTTTAATCTGGTATCTGGCTCTTTGATTTATATGAATAATGAAGTGCAAAATTTATGGCAACATGCTATCATAAAATCAGATACAGAAAACGGAAGAATGAGCTTAACATTTAGAAAATTAAAATAATTTTAATTACGCAAAAACATTGCGCAATAGTATAAAATATTTGCAGAGTAATTAAGAAAAGTCTTTGGAATCAGACTTTAATATAGCGCTCAGCCAGACAGTGAAGCTGGCTGAGCTTAATAAAATGTTCATTGACATAAATTGAAGCTAAACATTAGTTTCAATAGTATAAAAATCATCAGTCTTTAATCTCGATTATTGAATGATGGGGCGGCTTATCGTCCTTAGATAAACTTGGTAACAAGGATAAATCTGTTTGCAGACACTGCAAATGGAGACTGTTTTCTTGCGAGAGCAGTACAGGTAAGCAAGCAACTCACATAAGTTATTATTTATAAGGGGCAACCGCTGACGTAAATAAGAACTTATAGCCGACAATAATTAGGCTTGCGATGGAGACATCAATAGGAAAAGTTGTAGTAATAGGTTACGTATAGGTTATCCAACTTAACGGAGCGTATTGCAATATTAGAGTTACCCGATGAGAAATTGTTCGGTAGCTTAACATATCGTGTGTTGGGAGACACACAAGGAAAAGGTTGGTATTTTGTAGGCAAAAATCTACGAAGCTATTTTCGAAGCCCTTTTCCTAGGTCAACAAACCAATGGGTTCAATTCCCATCCTAATACCAGAATTGAGGATGCTCAGTCGGTGAGCAAAAGCACAAGACTTCGGACATTACAGCAGCTAGTAGTTGCCTAAACCCATTGCAATATATGGGACAGTAGAGGCCGCAAACCTTTACTGTGTAGTGAACATTCTAATAGGCCGCCTCAGAGAGAGGGCGCCTACTAATGGTGAGGGAGCCAACCCTTGTAACTGCAAAGCGTGGTATAAAACCACTATGCAGGCTAAGTCTAAGTCGCTGAACAGCTGTAATGTAATTAGGCATCGGATAAATACGCAATTCTCTATGCAATGAGAAGCACGTGGAAAATTAGTGAAAGGCTACAGCTATAATCCTAAGAAAGTTTATCCAAAAGCGAAGGTATTCTCAGAACGCTTTTTTAAAATATTATAAACCTCTTTAGCTTAAAGGGAAGAGCTGTGGAAGGACATTACGTAAAGAAATTGTCTTGTAGACAATTTTAGTGATGTGCCAGATGATGTGGCTGCAATTCGTAACCATGGAGTGATTGGATGATGTCATTAGCAGCAAACTTGTTAGTGAATAGATTTTGCAGAAGCACCGAAATACACAAGATGTAAAGTAGGGAAGCGCATTTAGAGCCAATCTGTTCGCTTAGCGAAAGTACCAGTTCGAATCTGGTAAGAGGTACAAAATATCTGCTTTTGCAGAGAAAATATCAAGTAAGTCTTGTTAAGTGTTTCGGTATAGCACTATTGTATAAATCCTTACTGTTTAGTATGAGGTTTTTATGTTCAACTTGACTTGAAGGTTTTTGATTATTTGACCAAATAAATAGTCTCGACTCTATAGGTCGTGGGTTCGATTCCCACTCTCAACTTGTTTGAGGTAGTTCAGTAGGTTAGAACAATAGACAAGTATCGGTTCGAATCCGATCAAATCCACCAAACAGGGTTTGTAGCTCAACGGTAGAGCTCTACGCTTTTAACGTAGGTTGAAATGGACTTGAAATCCATATTCTCAAAGAAGGTCACTTTTAAAAATAGACCACCAAGTGTGTCTCACTTAAAACGACAAAAAACAAAGTGAACTAAAACTGGCAAAAGCAATAAGTTGCTTACGCAGTCTAGAAAACACCTTGACATACACATGTATTAAAAGTTGCTTTACGTTTTCTTTTGAGGATTCATTTTTCAATTACAGATCTGATAATTTGTCATTTCAAAATTGATTAATCATCTAAAAAAACAATGCTTAAAAACGCTTTAAATCGGTTGTATTTCCGTAGTTAGAAAGATGGTTTTCTTTCGCTTTGTTTTACTAAAGAATAGTCACTCTCAAAATGGAGAGTTCTATTATAAATGTTTAACCGTTCTGAAGTAAAAACAACAGAACAAAAAATTAGAAATCATGAACAGAGTAAGAATTCATGCAGGTATGGTAGGTTTAGTGTTTAAAAATGGTAATTATACTCGTGTAATTACCGCAGGTAAGCATTGGATAAACTTTAGAGAGCAAGTTGTAAAATACAGCTTATCTCAACCATTTAACGCGCCAAGAGCCTTAGAGATCTTACTTAAAGATCAGGCTTTGGCAGAACTATTAACCGTAATTGAAGTTAAGGATAATGAGATTGTTTTGGTATACGAAAACGGCAACTTTAAGCAAGTATTAATCGCTGGTCGTTACACGTATTGGAATAGCTTGATCGATTATAAATTTGTAACGGCAGATTTAAGCAAAATCGAAATTACAGAGAACATTGAAAAAGCAATTTACAACAAGCCAGAATTGAGCAGATTCATTAGAGTATTTGAAGTAGCTGCTTACGAAAAAGCGATTATGATTGTAAACGATAAGTTTGAAAAAACTTTAGAACATGGTACTTACCATTTCTGGAGAAATGACCAAACTATTAAAATCGCAAAAGCCGATTTACGTCAGTTGCAATTAGAAATTGCTGGTCAAGAATTGTTAACCAAAGATAAAGCAACCGTTCGTATTAACTTTTATGCACAATTTAAAGTCGCAAACATTGAGACTGCATTAATGCATAATAAAGATTACGAAAAGCAATTGTATATTATCTTGCAGTTGGCATTGAGAGCATTTGTTGGCGCTTATACATTAGATGAATTGTTAGAGCAAAAGGAAACTATTGCTAAAGCCGTTTTAACTGATGTAAAAACACAAGCTAGCAAATTGGGTGTAAACGTATTACATACAGGTATTAGAGATGTGATCTTACCAGGAGATATGAAAGATATCATGAACCAAGTATTGATTGCTCACAAAAAAGCACAAGCTAATGTGGTGACAAGACGTGAAGAAACAGCATCTACAAGAAGCTTGTTAAATACCGCAAAATTAATGGAGGACAACACTATGTTGTTTAAATTAAAAGAGATGGAATACGTGGAGAAAATTGCTGATAAAATTGGTGAGATTACAGTTGCTGGAAACGGTAACGTTATTGAACAATTAAAGGATATTTTTTCTGTGAATAAATAGTAATAACCTGTAAGTTTTATTAAATTCTTACAGGTTTTTTTATTAATTATTTTACTACGCAAAAAGAATGCGCAAGACGCTATAATATTTGTAGTGTAATTAAGACATTAGAAAACATGAAAACAAAAATCACAGGACACGATTTAATCGCTTTAGGTTATAGACAAGGGAAATGGATGAAAGATGCCATTACTCATATTAATGAGAATGCCTTAGAAGGAGAGGCTATGAAAACCTATTTAGAGCAATTTAAATCACCAGATCCTATTGCATTACATAAAAAGCCATTGACGTTTTCTATAAACATTAAAGCAGAAAATGACGAGGAAAAAGATAATGTAGATAAGGTGATTAACTCTATGCAAACCTTAATGAAAACACCAACATTAGTGGGTGGAGCGATTATGCCAGATGCTTGTCCTGCAGGTCCAGATGGAACCATCCCAGTTGGTGGTGTTGCGGTGGCTAAAAATGCTATTCATCCAGGAATGCATAGTGCAGATATTTGTTGTTCTGTCATGTTAACCGATTTTGGTAAAGCAGATCCAAAAGACATTTTAGATGCAGCACATGCTAATACGCATTTTGGTCCAGGCGGACGCGATAGAGATTCTCAGTTTAGATTTCCAGCGGAATTATTAGAAGCTTTTGAAGCCAACTATTTCTTGGGTGATAAAGACATGATTAAAATGGCTAGAGCACACTTGGGAACTCAAGGAGATGGCAACCATTTCTTATTTGTCGGCACGTCTAAAAAAACAGGAAACACGATGATGGTTACACATCATGGTTCTAGAGGTCCAGGTGCGAGGTTATATTCAAAGAGTATGAAAATTGCTGAACGTTTTAGAAAAGAGTTGTCACCAGATACTAAGAAGCAAAATGCTTGGATTCCTTTTGATACTGAAGAAGGAAAAAACTATTGGGATGCTTTGCAAGTGATAAGACAATGGACAAAAAGGAATCATGAAGTATTGCATAATTCGGTAGCTGAAACTTTAGAGGTTAACATTGAAAATAGATACTGGAACGAGCATAACTTCGTCTTTAAAGATGGTGATTTGTTTTACCACGCAAAAGGTGCAACACCATTAGACCCTAAGTTTATGCCAGATATTACTGGACCACGATTGATTCCTTTAAATATGAGCGAACCTGTTTTAATTGTTGAAGGCACTACCACAGATTCAAACTTAGGTTTTGCACCACATGGTGCTGGTAGAAATGTAAGTAGAACACAACATAGAAAAAGTAAAACTGGTTCTACGATGCAAATCTTTAAAGAAGAAACACGTGGATTAGATGTGAGATTCTTTTCTAAAGAAATTGATATTACTGAATTACCTTCTGCTTATAAAAACGCAAAAGCCGTTAGAGCACAAATGGATGAATTTGGTTTAGGAAAAGTCATTGACGAAGTGATGCCTTATGGTTGTATTATGGCTGGAGATTTTCAGAAGAATGCACCCTGGAAATTGAGACGTGAGAAACGTAATAAAACTAGACGTTAATTTCATATAAAAAGCGCAAGTGAAACCCTTGCGCTTTTTTTAGTTTTGGAGCAAAAATTACTTTTTAACTAATTCAAAATTAAATGCTACAGAAACTTCATCTGAGAGTTTATTAGCTACAATTTTAGGAATCTCAATATTAAAATCTGAGACCATTACTTTAAAGTTACCAGATAATATAATTTTATCATCTACCATTTTTATGGTAAGTGAAATCCCTTTCAATTCTTTAGTAACTCCATGAAAAGTTAACGTGCCATCAATAGATGATGTACTACTAGTTTCACTTAAAGAATTAAAATCAAAAGTTTTTAGTTTACCTTTAAATATAGCTTTAGGATGACCATCTGATTCAGCATAATTTTCGTTAAAATGTTCTTCCATTAATGCATTTTTAAAGCGAAAAGCTTTGACTAATGCTAAGGCAGCAAATTCCCCATTCTCAGTATTTAATATCGCTGTCACTGAATTATTTTTAGCTGCAACTTCTTCAAAAGAAGGGACAGAAGCTTCAAAATTAAGTGTACCAGTTTTTGTTAAGTATTTGTTTTGACCTACTGCACTAATGCTAATTAGTACGAGTATAAAAAATGTTATTCTTTTCATCTTTATTTTTTTAGTTTTCTTCGAGACCTTCTGTTTCCCATTGGATTACAAGATCAATTAAATTTTGTGGTAATCTTGGCCCTCCAGCAGGCATTACAGATGCATCATTAGCTGAAATACGTTCAATTAAGTTTCTATTCTCTACTGAATTTTTTACATCACTAAAAGTTGTTAATGACATTGGTGCTCCATTTATTGGAGGACTGTTATGACAAGAAATGCAGTTAGTATCCATTATAGTTTTAATGTTAGCTTCGTAAGTTACGAGATCAACTATAACTACATCTTCGGTAAGATCGTCTTCATTTACATAAGAACAACTGTAAAAAACACTGACGATTAATAAATATATTAGGTATGTACGTTTCATATATTATATAGTTTAAAAAACACGACTTAAGTTAAATCCAAAATAAATATCACCATCTGACCAATCTCCAGTGGCTTGTCCTAAAAACCCATTAGTATTCATAGCTTGGGCATTAGAGAAATGCATCTGAAATACATGTCCTCCGGTTTCTAAATCAAAACCTATGGATAAAGGATTTTTAAATGGGGAATTATCAGCTCTGTTTAAATGCCAACCATAATCTACATTAACAGACCATCTTTTACTTAATTTGTGGCGACCTCCAAAACCAATGGCATATTGAGAATTATGCTGTTCATTGAAAGGCACTAGATTTTCGTGAAAAAAAGTAGGCGCTAATTCTAACGACAATTTTGAACTTAGCTTTTTAGATATTAGTAATTGAGCAGTATAACCTAAACGATCTTTGAATTTTATCTTCGGAAGATTATCTTCTTCAAAAGAAGTATTAATTAAGATTGAATTAAAGGCAACTACAGTAAACGGGAATCCATTATCTTTTTGTCTTACCAACCTGTATTTTGCAGAAGCCTGATATATTTTCTGAAATGAGCTACGAGAGACACCAATATTAAAACCATCAGAAATTCCATATATAAAACTCATTCTTGTCACAGCATCATCTAGGCCAAAGAATGTATCAAAGCCATTTTCAATACTTCCAAATCTGTGTGACACCATAAATACTAGCTCTTTTTTAGCGACTAGTTTTGTGGATTCAAAATTTACAATTTTTAAGCCTTTAAAGGCTGCTGTAGCATACTGGTCGCCTACAGAATCTGTATCTATTTCACTAAATAAGTCATCTTGGGCATTAATTGAAATGCTCAGAAATAATAGGAGTAAAAAGTAATATTTCATTTTTATTTGATTATTGCACATTGATCTAGTTTTACTTGCTCTAATAAATCATCGTATCCTATGACACGACCTTTAATTTTTATTTCAGAATTAATTTTGGTGTTATTAATTACTTCATTTTCAAATTGACAAAATACTTTATAATTTAAAGTAAGGTCATTTGTGTTAAGCTCAGAGATTATACCAGAGACCTCTATGGTTTTATTTAAAAATGTTTGTTCTGCTTCAGTGGCATTTTCAGAAAACTTAATTGCTATATCATCAGATGACATTACAAATTCTGCATCTTCATTTTTTATGTCTCTATGATCTTGATAGATATAATTATAACCCACTATTGCAGCTACAATTATAACTAGCAAGATAATAATCCATTTTTTCATAATATTCTTTTTAATTGATTAATTACAGTTTTTTACATATTGAATACGGTCAATACCAACTCTCATATCAATTTCTGTTTCGTCAGAGCAATTCTTTATTTCTCTTATAATCCAATTGTTATTGCAAAGTGGCAATGCTGGTACGTCAATTATAACTTCAATAGCATTACCAGAACCATTTGCTATCCATGTTCCGTAAACCGTTGTTGTATTCCAAAATACTGACATTGTTCCATCATTGAAGAAATTAAAATCATAGTTGTAATATACATCATCATAATTAGTACCACTATCTCTTCTTAGTGTATTAACAGCCCAGTCATTGCAAGTTGTGAGTAGATTTTCAATATCAACCAAAGTACAATCATCACAATCATCTTCATTATAATCATAGTCATCATCTTCGTCGCAGGCATTTATATTGTTTTCAATTATAGTTTGTAGTTCATTAAAATTAGTAATGCTAACATTAGAGGCGTCAGCAAGTATTACCACTAAGGGAAAGTCCATAGTTATGATGTCACTAGGACTTATATTCTCTATAAAATCATAGAGTTGATAATCATTTTCTAGATTTAAGGTCTCTAATAGCTCACTATTAGAATTAAAGGAAGACGCTTCAATAGGATATTGAAAATCTATACATTCAATATCAATATCAGCAACATTTTCTCCATTACAATTAGCACTGTAAGAATTCAGTTCTGCTTCATTATTTATAGTGATTTCAGAAAAATCTGCTAAAACAATATTTACAGGAAACATAATATCCAAGGTGTCTGTGTCATCATCAGATTGATCAAAAACACATTCTACACGAGCAAAATCTGAGTTAGAACTCAAAGTTATTTCTTCACTATTTACATTTACTGAGTAAGGGAATTTTATATCAAAACAATTAGCTCTATCAACTATATTATCAATTGAACCATCATTAGAAGTCGCACGTTGCATTAATTGAGCAACAATAGAATTTGAGGCAAGTATTTCATCATCTGGAGTTAAAATAAGCTCTGTCTCTTCTGTTCTACAAGAAGTAATGCTTATAACACTTAAAAACAATAAGGAAAATATAACTCTCGATTTCATTTAGGGCTTTATTTATTTCTTGCCATTTAATATATAACAACTCAACTTTAAAAACTACTGAACTTTCTAAAAAAATATTTCAATATCTTTATCAAAACTATTTAATCTTGTCAAAAAGTCTAAACGAAAACATCTGTGAAGCATCTACATTTGAGCGTGTTTACAATAAGTACGCAGATGATATTCATAATTTTTTATATTATAAATACGGAGCACAATTTAACCCAAGAGATAAAGCTCAAGAGGCATTTATAAAGTTATGGGATAATTGCAAAAAAGTAACATTTGCTAAAGCTAAGTCGTTTTTATTTACAGTAGCAAATAATATGATGCTTAATGAGATTAAACATCAAAAAGTGGTTTTAAATCATACAAAGACAAAACCTAAGCATTATACTAATGAGACTCCAGAGTTTGTTTTAGAAGAACAAGAATATTTGAATGCATATAACAAAGTGCTTTCTGGGTTAAAAGAAGAACAGCGTGTTGCTTTTTTAATGAGTAAAGTAGAAGGGAAAAAGCATAGTGAAATTGCAGAACTTTTAGGCGTAACTCAAAAAGTCGTTGAATATAGAATTTATAGTGCGTTTAATATTCTTAAAAAAGAGTTAGAGGGTTTTAAAATAAAATAATAAGGAGAAATAATACCTGAGTTGTTATATAACTAAGGACACAATAAATGATGGCGGACGATTTATTAAAAAAATGGTTAAATGATGAGCTTACAGGTGCTGAAAAAGAAGCATTTAGTAAGCAATCTGACTATGCAATAAATCGAAATATAATTGATAAAGCACAGTACTTTAAAGCATCAGAGTTTTCTAAAGTTGATAGTTTTGAAACATTTAGAAAAGCATATCAAAATAAACCTTCTGAAAAGCGTATCACTTGGATAAAACCATTGTTAAGAGTTGCAGCCGTATTGTTAATTTCGTTTAGTCTATATTTTACAGTTTTCAATAAAAATACGATTGAAGAGCAGACTTTATTAAGTGAAAAAACGACTTTAAGCTTACCTGATTTATCTCAAGTGACTTTAAATGCAGATTCTAAAATAACTTATGATGCTAATAATTGGGATTCTAAAAGGAGCTTAAATTTAGAAGGTGAAGCCTATTTTAAGGTAGCCAAGGGTAAAACTTTTGATGTTCATACAAATAATGGTGTAGTAACCGTTGTTGGTACAGAATTTAACGTAAAAGCACGTAAAAATTATTTCGAAGTCGTTTGTTATGAAGGTATTGTAAAAGTAGTTTCAGGTACTGTTATAAGACAATTAACAGCAGGACAAACCTATCGTATCTTAAATAATACCTTTAGTGAAGATACAATAAGAGATATAGTACCACAATGGACCATTAATAAAAGTCGTTTTAAGCGTATTCCTATTGCAGAGGTCATTGAAGAGTTAGAGAGACAATACAATATAAAAGTTGATTTTAGTAATGTAGATACTACCAGATTATTTTCAGGTGGATTTGTACATAACAACCTTGAAAACGCCTTAATATCCATAACGAAACCTATGAATTTGGCTTTTGAAATTAGTTCATCCAACCAAGTACTAATTAATGGCAAAACAAATTAAGCAGTATATTTTAATACTTCTTTTAAGTTTTATTTTTTCTCTTGAGACAAATGCACAAGAGACCGATAAAAAGCTCCCTTTATATGAGGTTTTAAATACTTTAGAAGCTCAGTTTAATATTCAATTTAATTATGCAGAAGACGCTATTTTTGAAACAGAAATTATAGCTCCTTCCAAAACCCTTTCGCTAGAGCAAACTTTAAAGTATTTAGAAGTACAAACTGGCTTTAAGTTTAGTTTAACTAGTGATAATATGGTTTTGATAATTTCTACAGGAGTAGATTCAAAACTTCAAGAGTTATCTGAGGTAATGTTATCGGGTTATATTGTGAAAGGTGTTAATAAGTTAAGTAATGGCTCTTTTGAAATAGATATTTCTGATTTTGATATTCTACCGGGTTTAGTTGATACTGATGTTTTACAAGCTGTACAAGCATTTCCTGGTATACAGAGTATTAATGAAACTGTTTCTAATATTAATATACGTGGTGGAACTCACGACCAAAATTTAATTCTGTGGGATGATATTAAAATGTATCAGTCTGGTCATTTCTTTGGTCTTATTTCTATGTTTAACCCTCAAATTACCGAACGTGTTGCTTTAACAAAAAACGGTTCTGGTACTGAGTACACAGATGGTGTTTCTGGCACTATAGCTATGGAAACAGATAAAAATATTAGTACATCCTTTAAGGGAAGTTTAGGTATTAATTTTATTGATGCAAATGGTTTTGCGGATATTCCGACAGGAAAAAAATCATCATTGCAAGTTGCTTTAAGAAAATCGATGAGCAATTTCACAGAGACGCCAACCTATAATAACTTTTTTGAGCGTATTTCTCAAGATACCGAAGTTGAGAATAACACTATGGATATTATCAACTCGGATAAAGAATTCGATTTTTACGATGCTTCCTTACGTTGGATATATAAAATGAGTGCAACAGAAGAACTTAGAATAAACTTCATAAATGTTGCGAATGAATTGGTGTTTAATGAAAATACTATGATTAATCAGAATGAAGATTCTAGAGAAAGTAGTTTAACTCAGAATAGT
Coding sequences within:
- a CDS encoding DUF5777 family beta-barrel protein; amino-acid sequence: MKYYFLLLLFLSISINAQDDLFSEIDTDSVGDQYATAAFKGLKIVNFESTKLVAKKELVFMVSHRFGSIENGFDTFFGLDDAVTRMSFIYGISDGFNIGVSRSSFQKIYQASAKYRLVRQKDNGFPFTVVAFNSILINTSFEEDNLPKIKFKDRLGYTAQLLISKKLSSKLSLELAPTFFHENLVPFNEQHNSQYAIGFGGRHKLSKRWSVNVDYGWHLNRADNSPFKNPLSIGFDLETGGHVFQMHFSNAQAMNTNGFLGQATGDWSDGDIYFGFNLSRVF
- a CDS encoding alpha-ketoglutarate-dependent dioxygenase AlkB translates to MEGIIYIENFLSNHRWLFETLLNNIIWDESMINRKTASFGRPYNYSQMEYPFQEFTSEMKEIINSIEEFLEIRPNNCLINYYENGNSRMGYHSDQIDILEENTGVIIISLGETRTLQFRNIEDRENTVGFNLVSGSLIYMNNEVQNLWQHAIIKSDTENGRMSLTFRKLK
- a CDS encoding slipin family protein, which translates into the protein MNRVRIHAGMVGLVFKNGNYTRVITAGKHWINFREQVVKYSLSQPFNAPRALEILLKDQALAELLTVIEVKDNEIVLVYENGNFKQVLIAGRYTYWNSLIDYKFVTADLSKIEITENIEKAIYNKPELSRFIRVFEVAAYEKAIMIVNDKFEKTLEHGTYHFWRNDQTIKIAKADLRQLQLEIAGQELLTKDKATVRINFYAQFKVANIETALMHNKDYEKQLYIILQLALRAFVGAYTLDELLEQKETIAKAVLTDVKTQASKLGVNVLHTGIRDVILPGDMKDIMNQVLIAHKKAQANVVTRREETASTRSLLNTAKLMEDNTMLFKLKEMEYVEKIADKIGEITVAGNGNVIEQLKDIFSVNK
- a CDS encoding RtcB family protein — encoded protein: MKTKITGHDLIALGYRQGKWMKDAITHINENALEGEAMKTYLEQFKSPDPIALHKKPLTFSINIKAENDEEKDNVDKVINSMQTLMKTPTLVGGAIMPDACPAGPDGTIPVGGVAVAKNAIHPGMHSADICCSVMLTDFGKADPKDILDAAHANTHFGPGGRDRDSQFRFPAELLEAFEANYFLGDKDMIKMARAHLGTQGDGNHFLFVGTSKKTGNTMMVTHHGSRGPGARLYSKSMKIAERFRKELSPDTKKQNAWIPFDTEEGKNYWDALQVIRQWTKRNHEVLHNSVAETLEVNIENRYWNEHNFVFKDGDLFYHAKGATPLDPKFMPDITGPRLIPLNMSEPVLIVEGTTTDSNLGFAPHGAGRNVSRTQHRKSKTGSTMQIFKEETRGLDVRFFSKEIDITELPSAYKNAKAVRAQMDEFGLGKVIDEVMPYGCIMAGDFQKNAPWKLRREKRNKTRR
- a CDS encoding RNA polymerase sigma factor — encoded protein: MSKSLNENICEASTFERVYNKYADDIHNFLYYKYGAQFNPRDKAQEAFIKLWDNCKKVTFAKAKSFLFTVANNMMLNEIKHQKVVLNHTKTKPKHYTNETPEFVLEEQEYLNAYNKVLSGLKEEQRVAFLMSKVEGKKHSEIAELLGVTQKVVEYRIYSAFNILKKELEGFKIK
- a CDS encoding ribonuclease H-like YkuK family protein — encoded protein: MKIAQQQWRNFSGKVFDQPITDIVENAIIREQKAGYRLKICVGSDSQAYKSHVEYATVIVVLREGKGGFMFMTNYKGTKRIGIKERMLKEVSMSVEVAYSICDLLDTYNVDLEVHADINTDPKFQSNAALKDAMGYILGMGFVFKAKPYAFASSSCADKVV
- a CDS encoding YceI family protein; amino-acid sequence: MKRITFFILVLISISAVGQNKYLTKTGTLNFEASVPSFEEVAAKNNSVTAILNTENGEFAALALVKAFRFKNALMEEHFNENYAESDGHPKAIFKGKLKTFDFNSLSETSSTSSIDGTLTFHGVTKELKGISLTIKMVDDKIILSGNFKVMVSDFNIEIPKIVANKLSDEVSVAFNFELVKK
- a CDS encoding OB-fold protein, which gives rise to MKKWIIILLVIIVAAIVGYNYIYQDHRDIKNEDAEFVMSSDDIAIKFSENATEAEQTFLNKTIEVSGIISELNTNDLTLNYKVFCQFENEVINNTKINSEIKIKGRVIGYDDLLEQVKLDQCAIIK